In Pectinophora gossypiella chromosome 8, ilPecGoss1.1, whole genome shotgun sequence, the DNA window CTTTTGGTTATAACCCCTTGCCCTCGCGTCTGTGTAACAGGAAAACCGTCGGAAATTCCCAGAGCACAATCCAAACATGCTGGTTCATTTCACATTCGATTTTCGACTTAATTAATTTGCTATCTACCTATATACACATGCGTAATTTTATATGGTGTATGTATTGCTGGTGTTGTCACCACACTTTCTTACTAAACTCAAGTTTGTATTTCTTGTTTGGATGAAACGAGTCAGAACAGAAGTACATAGTCAAAAGacctaatcttcttctatcgtgtgagttgtgaggtagatgaccaatatcatcaaccctggtgtcagagttatttattattgacccaccataggcccctgacatggctcatgtaacgactatgtacttacatcactaaatgATATGCTAATTGatgtttagattatattttgcgttgagataaacccatgtcgggtttaacaatgcttcatagcgtttaaggtattatgttcatgaatttctttgcaataaaaaaaatatcaataggtCTGATGAACTAAGCCAGAATTAAAGTGGTTCAGGCGATTTAATGAGCACTGACGCCTTCCGAAATGCGTCTCTAGCTAATACTGGATAGAATGTCACCTAAAGTGCGCTTATTAATGATAGAACTTTTTACTAACAAAGTTATAACGGACGCGTTCTCTCAGCGCTCTTTAGACAGGTACATGTCTAGCCAAGAAATTACCGTAGTTCAAGAAAGTctacagggggattaaaaaggccacatcaaagcaatattgcaatgcacacaaatgtcaaatagcaattgattttttagatgaattgcttcgatgtggcctttttaaccccccgtaGGTACTTAAAACACGTCATAAAGCAGAATTATCAAATCGAAGAACTTTTTAAGAAGCTTCCAACTACGGCCTGTGACCTGACCATTAGTTATACGCCTCAATGACCATCAGGTTTACCTACTTGCTTGCCAGACCGCGAAAGTCAAAACGGTTGATATTTCCGAATAAGTAATAcataagttataaaaaatacaactttTAAATTTCGACTGTGTGAAAttctaaatgaataaataacacaaaatatgaatatttataacattattccCATTTTGTCTCGTGTCTTACCTACTTACCCTTAATTTGATAACCACAGTCTGAGTAGGtaactaaaattaatttatattcaaCGTAGACAATTATCatacctaaaaataaacatgtagCGTCTGCGTTCTTATTTAGATGAACCTTTAGTATAGCAACAATGGCTCTACTACACGATTTCGACCGCCcaagttattttaagttaggGTTGAAATCGTGTAGTGTAATAGGAACTTAACAAAGCGAAAAGTATAAGGTTAAAGACCCCAATTCTTGGCAGATTTCCATCATAAATACGACCTACGTTGtcttactgctgggcacagttcTCAAGTAACTCAAGCGGACGAAGATGGATGTTTTAAGGAGTCAACTACGCCGCACAACTTCGACTGTGAAAGTTTACCAAGTAAATTAATGCGATGATATTCTAAATTGTGTCCTTATGATAATGATCGTGCACATTACAAAGCAAAAAAGCTTGTTGTTAGCGCTTTTACTACAGCTACAAATAGGCACCTACTCGTAAGTTACTAACAAGATACAATAAGTCGAAACGCAAAGCGAAAACAGGATCTCTTTGTACGTCGCTCTTGTTCGTAATAATGGATGGTCCTTTGAAGAGCACCCTCGAGGCTTCGACCCAATTTGTGTTTCATTACGGACGCCCTGTTATTAAATTTGCACGGCCCACGCCTTGACGGCTGTCCATTCATTACGTTTCAAATACTAGAAGTAGCCAAGCTACGATTAGCCAGTGCTATGGGGTcgagatggatggatggattgTTGCCTTTCAATTGTAATCACCATTTCATTAGGCCTGGCATTGCTAGTAAcctcaatacaaataaaattttgttttttgctcACGTGTGTTTATGTCATACTTTTCGCTTTCGATTTGAAACAAACaagttgtatttatattttatttgtttttttttttatgttaagtttttatatttgttttgttttttattcagttattttttgtttatgttttttttttctgtttttttgtcACCTGCTCTGCCCTCCACTACTTACTTTCATTtgtatttaacattttattaattaaataaattgtattggCACAAGGTTTGATTACGATTATGATAAATCAGATTACTAGACATGCGCGAGTGTAAATGTAGTGGCGAAGGTTCTGCATAATATTGAGTAATTATGCAGGATAGTTACTAGACGACCAGTGCACTGcttcatttaataataatccttATTTCATAAAATCACCCCCATATTACAACTATTAACaagatatataatattataattttttgttattattttttttggccatattattactattttatttggTTGTCTAGAAGAAATCGccttaagcaataaggccgacaTTTGCCATGTACTGAGTTTAGAGACTTTTtgcaattatttctttttattttggtgcaataaaggaGTATTTGTATAAGCCGTCGATCCAgcttactgcttactgatgtaagtacgtagtcgttatatgagtcatgtcaggcgcctttggcggctcaatagtaaccctgacaccagggttgatgaggttggtacatcATCCAGTAAGTCGTCAGAAatggtggtaaaataattcgtTTCTATTTAAGAAATAGGTATTATGCTCGGATAAGATATAGCTAAAGGTTACCAGCCCTTCACCAGTCATTTTGACGAGACATGTATTGGTTTAGAATTGCAAAGACCGGTTTCAAGCTTCAAACGGCAGCGGCTctagaaatgttttataaaaaataaataggacTAGAACAATTCAAAATAAGATTTTATTAGAAAAGGTAGTTTTAATAGTACATACATTTAAGTTCACgccttatttcccgttggggtaggcagagatcacggaatttCATTGTATTActgtgtaatttaattaatagagGACATTTTCTTTCCACAATTATATGTTTGGCAATAAATGTTATCAGAAAATACCTCTAATATAATAGGTAGTTTTTGTAGGTACGTGACtatttaatataacattttattttttaaatattatgtaaataaaactggtTTAGTATCAGGCGAAGACAACGAGCGAAGACCTGTCTATTAAACACGTTATTAAATCGTTAAAGGAATATTCCATCAACGCGGATGGATGATTAAGATGTTGTCAAGTACAAGGGAAGTCCCCATGTATACCCATGAGTTTAGCGCTCTTAAATTCCTTAATAGCTTAATGATGCTGATTCCGCAACACACCATctgagtttattttaagttataagtacctgtcattttcttatccaccgaaaaggaaagggatgggtaatcgacaggcatattttcaaatttatgaaacacacgtcctAAAAtggcagaaaaaaaaaacctttccaaaattgtatattgtcCAATAGGCCAATATATAGAatttagttgacagcacaccgtacgtcaaacggattgcatatatGAGCGATATGCCTATttgaacagttgtcaatcatcccgtcactttccttttcggcaaatAAGGAAATGAcgggtaaaacttaaaataaaatatggtggtggaggaatcggggccattgtttagATAAGACAACGAACAACCACTCCTGACaaattttattaactttttattttcatatcttgcgtcacaccccggacacttcatacaaacaacctcgttttacacagacactacacattgacatcgtacacgcgcatctgtgtgtgtgacgtctgacaccatgtgattcaagtctaaactatgttcgagggggggtgaggtaaacctagctgggacgctggtgcggagcggagagttgccgttccatacggagtattattccttattctatgcttgcgTTCATGGATGTaatgtaggtacgtaggtacacttataagtagtaagtattaATAACGTAACTGCACGGTTTAATAGGCTTAATTTTATGTGAAATGGTAGCTACGTTTTCTAACGCTTTCATGTTATGTGTAGGTAAGTTTTTACGTTCTGAATCAAATTAAGAAATCCAAGCATAACATCCAAGCAGCTGACGCAATACTATattctaattggggtagtcagaagtacatccatcgcaggatgaTCTAGTAACCACGCTTCACCGATCTTTTTGTTAGATCAACCTGATATTACAACCGttagccaattgtgttagtgaaaactccaAAGAAATCCAATTTAGGCGTTTAGAAGTTATCATACAGGACGTTATACAATCTATGACTCAAGTTCTAGAGATAAATACAACATGACGTAATTGATGTAAAATCtgattcaaaataaaattgattagaTTGGATACGCCAAGAAACTAACCGTAGGGTTAGTTTCTACTTTCATCGTAAGTAGTTACGATGATGAAGTGGCAGTAGGTAGTCGAATTCAAAATTCATGTAATAGGATTGTCTGTATGAGCTAAGTAAACCGCAAGTGTCAGATAACATAACATCTACCGTTACCGGGTTAATACAATTGACTCTGCCACCAGAGTTGGTGAAGTCGGCCATCGAAATTACTGTCCGGTAAACCACAGGGATCGTTGCATTTTTACCGAATAGGTATCACTATTtgctttttcatttttcattcaaGGCCTTTTTGTTAAACAAACTGTAACCTTACaaaatttaactttttatatatattaggCGAAGGGGAAGGTTTGGGTTTggggtgaaggttttggcgggaaaaagAGAGGAGTGGtgattactctaccgacaaaagcgcagctcttaaatagagatatatatatatatatatatatatatatatatatatatatatatatatattagaatAGACTAGATAAAGAAGTACATAGAAGCTGCTTAATTTGTATGGGGTGTTTAagctcgccaacaaactgttttGTAGTTTAGCGAaacaatttttttgtaaaacagcagtgtatatttttgaataaataataatgcagAATAATTAGTAACAGTGGCACATACACCACCGTTTATAAGAAGCCaattaaaaacgttttaatCAGACGAATTGATGAGCGTTGAACACTCGAACGATTCACATGActcaagtataataataacacatGCGTCGATTGGCTTCACTCGAGAATAATGTATTTTGTCTTGTTTgttatctcaaatatttttagTATTCCGCGTCTTAACTGGataaacggaacccttatactATCACcacaccacggacacttcatataaacaacctcggtttacacagacactacacattgacattatgacGCGACGTCTCACACCAGtcacaccatacgattcaactcaagaaaaaaaaactatgttcgagggggtgaggtaaacctagctaacacgctggtgcggagcggagagttgccgttctatacggagTATTACTTCTTATTCTATACTATCACTCTCCGTCATTGTCACAAATGTCACAGGACAATTTTTCTCGAAAAACAGATGGGTTTGTAACGTAgaaataggtacggtcacgagcaataatacgagtgtatacactttggtaccatgtcacattaacttttttgacaaatcgaactgtaagtctcactaaatgccaaatatattagtgcgacagagtcctaaagtgggtttttattacaacattatattgctcatgactgtacttaagtACAAAAGAAGCGGAGTTTATGGACTGGCAGTGTTTTTCGCTCTATATTATCGCGGactaatgaaggactttctaggctacgttccccaaacacaatataaatagcgttgtacagatttaacgtgataattacctattttctcactgctcgggtacttacataattattcaataatggCAGAGAGAgagtaatggcagaggcatatacaaaagtaattgttgcttgatatttggattagatatggaatagaattatgttgctgtctatgttgcttctctttattttgatctgaataataatgggtgtaataacaaggatgATCTAGCCTATCATCCAGTCCGCCGTCGTAAATAGTTTGCGTAGAGCCTTAGATGCTTCGATACTTATTTGGTCAGGGTCGGACAAAATCGAATACTAACAATATTTGTTGTACAAGCCACTAGTTAAGTAAGACGTTAGTTAACGTAACATGCGTAACACAAAAACATCTGTAGTTAATGCGATTGTAAAGAACAAATTGAAATATAAACTAACTGGTTTAGTTTCTGCCGAAACTCGAAGTCCAGGCATCcgttttttttctcatttttgTGCTTAAacaaatttaagttataccgaaatgcgaaagtaactgttTGCAACTTTTTCACACTGGACCAACTTGGATGACAATTTAACAGATGATTATTGTTTACTGGCAACACAGAATGATAACAGTCAAAAGTAAGCACTTACCATTCTCTGCAAATGACTAGCACCATCTTTGTAATGCTTCTCATGCCACTGGCTGGCAAGATGTCGTGCTCCATAGATAGAGTCCTTAGGCCCCCACTGCCTGAATGCTTCTTCTCCGTCAAAGAAGATGAACATGAGACTCAAACGTGATTGTTTTAGCGGCTCCAGTTGTGCTGCCATTACCTTGGCCAAGTTTATCATCATGGCACACGGCACTGCAGAGTCTGTTGCacctaattaaaaatatgacatttttTCAAAAACTATTTACATTTTGATTTAGAAGAATTCTAttctttatttaacaaaaaaatatttaaatgttacAAATATTACTATTCTGATATTAATAGAAATAATATCAAAAACTTACCTACAAACACATGTTCCCTGGTATATTTGCTGTCATAATGGCAAGCCAGCACTAAATATCTGTCTGCATCAGGATTCAACTTAGCTATAATATTTCTAAAGTTTAAAGTTCCAAACACTGGTGTATGGTCAGGGAATACATCTTCATGTACATCCCATCCAAAACCTCTCATCTGATTTACAATATAATTGCCCACTTTTTCATGGTTTGGTGTCCCTACTACTCTAGGTATCAGAATTTCATCTAATATTGTCTGAAAATTTTTGAGGTCTGATAATTTTGACAAGTTCTTTACATCATTATCTGTTAGTTCTTGAGCATCGTGGTaattctgaaaaagaaaatgattatgttaattgtcgagccgtgtcgtgtgtaaatgttattttatttttaacgttatattactaacactagattaagttgtttattgcttgttactaaccactatggaacatgtccgaaataaactctttttatttattttatttatttatttatttatttcctaagACACCTGTTTTAATTTGAACGTGAGAAAAACACTAGAAGAGTCTGATAAGAAACTGCAAATTGGTGTCACAAATCAtcagcttttttaaatttttaaagcGAACTAAGTAGTTTTAAAATtgcttaaaaaataatgtacctactaataGGTCACGTTACTGTAAACTTCTGACCTTCACTATCAAATCAGTTTGGGGACTTTGTCTGATATATAAGGCTTAAGAGTCGGACAATTTGTTTTCAAAGAACTTTACATTAACAACTTACCTTTTCCTGGTAAAATTTCAATGTTTTGTCAGTGTTTACGAAGACGCAGCTGAGAAGTAGAACGGTAACAGTCACGAGCCCTCTCGCCATGGTATTCattgttttttatatgaatatttTTAGTAACCACGTAACATATGTTGTGAAAGCACTGTCACTCGCGAGGTATGTTATGAGGGACACAACTCTTAAACGTACAACTTCATTCAGCCTTCGCAGCCTCTCGTCTGACCCCAACTTTTACCTCCTCCTCCTACGAGAATCTTGTGTATTACTGTACTGTCACTTTGACAAGTTTGACATTTGTAGGGATACCATACTCAAACTCAAGTTTACCGTCCATAGTCTAGGGATAtgaataattattgttaaaacaGGAAAGTTAAGAattcaaataaatttaattagacTACGTGCCttctttttcattaaaaacGTTCCATGCATGGTCAGGAATTGAAACAAATACTTAGGACGTTCTTTTTCATCATTCCGTGCCGGTCATAGAAAAGTGCACAGTTGACCTATTCTGTAACTCGGCGGAAATGTGAGATCTGTCAAATATTAAGATAAAAAAAGAATCCAATCTAATCTATAAGATCCCACAGAGCCGCtcctgggcataggcctctcctTTTCGTTTCCATTGTTTGGAGCCTGCCACCACGCCTTTACCAGTGGCTTTGCATACAACAAACATGTCTGACCCAATCTCATTCCAGTTATTCCTTATATCATTTGtgcaaaaaacaaattaaagggTATTTTCTTATGTATGACAACACTGTTATACGTAGGTGACGTAGACGTAGAATAAATCAGACACTACAGACAGTCAAAAAGACGTAGTGAACGTAGTCGGTACCTACATCCTCAAGGTATTAGCTAGAGCTAGGCAATCACAGATAGTAAGAACACTAGAAATAATactaaattgttatttatacatGTACTTTAagtaatgtttttaatatttacttcaaacttaattatttaaaacaaattaaataatacaGATATGGATTAGTCAATTAATTTATTGAGTACAAATGGCATCAACATTCAAGATAATGGTTGCCGCAATGTTCTGATTTCTACAGTCATTTTCGTTACCCATCACGAAGGATATGAATACGAAATATGATCATGAGCATTATAATATGTAACTAACaatcatacaaataataaagaatCCAAAAAAAGATGAGCAAATTATAAGTCTTTCTATATTTTGATCTTTGACATGATTCCGTGACGTCATAAGTTACGTGACGTATTCGCAGCAAGCTTGTTCGAGGTTTAATACTAATTTGAACTTTACAGCACACTATTTGAGTTGAAAAAGGGAGAGCAAGTATCACAGCTTCGATTTATCTTACAGTCGAGGGTTACTTTCTAATGTGATTCTAATATATTTCCCGCCCGCTGCTCGCTTGTGTGGGCGTCGaaggttaaaaaataaataaggatCCCTTGTCTCAAATAGCGTCAAACGATTTTGCTATCTCCTTTGAAATTATAAAGCTAGGTAGGTATTTTGCGAGAAAACAATTTTGGAAGACATACTTGCGCCATTCAGAGTCGCTGAATAGGTATTGTAACAAATAACATTGCCTATTCAACTTATCTACAGTATCATTTATGAGAATGTGGAAATATATCTAAAACTAAACTAATGTGTACCTAAACAAGTGAAAATGACATTGGTGCTTTTTCCGTCGTAGCGTCTGTTCTCGTGGTTTTATGTGACCTTGTGTTTCGAAATCTCTTCTTTCGATTTAATCCTCCCATGTCTTGCACCTGGTGGGGCTGTATGACGCTGGGGAAGGGGAGattttttcgaattcgtgtGTCGTAGCTGATACTTCGCCGGAGCCGGTACTGGACCACATGTAGTTGAGTATCGCCGCCGATCCTCACGCGGATCGCTCGACGAGGGTAAATACGACTGGAAAATACTACTTCTCCTCCGCCGCAGAAGACCTCTATAGAGCTAAAGTCCACGTAGATGCGCCAGTGGACGAGGTCGGAGGGCGGTGCCCAGTCTGCCCGCCGCATTCCGTCCTCACCTCCGCGGTTCACACTCACATACCCTCTCTTAGCACTATACTCCACCACATATCTCCTCTCGCCGTTCCACTCGAAAATAATCGATGCGTCGTTCGCGCCCGCTGTAGAATTCACTATCAGTTCGAAGGCTTTACTGCCCGCGTAGAAAGCTTCCCCTGGAGAATACCATGCGTCTTCCAAAATCTCTGATCGAAGTTCCATCGCTTCTATGACAGGCGTCATAAGAAGGTGACCTCGAGAAGATAATTTCAGCTCGCGAGTTAACGTAAGCATACTCGCCCAACCTTCTTTGGACTCTTCGAAGCTGCTCTCCCACATGCCAAGCCATCCAACCAATAGCCGTCTCCCATCGTCATCTAGAAGTGTCTGGGGAGCATAAAAATCGTGACCATAATCCAGCTCATTGAACGTAGCCGTCGACACTTCAAACTCATCATCAAACTGCCCACTTAAATAATCGAACGTTCCAACTAAATATCCCGTTTGGTACAAATTTCGGAACCGATATCCGTCTGTTTGGACACCTCGCGCGCAGAATATAAGCACGTGCTGCCCGTCGATCTCGAAGAACTCCGGGTTCTCCCACACGTAACCCATGTCTCCGTAGGATTGTGCTACCGTTCCGTTCAGTTTCCAATGGAACATATCCGGCGAGGAGTACAGCAGCAGCTGCCCCTGTTGTTGCCGCGACATCACACCCACCAACATGTACCACGAGTTTCGAAACCTCCACACTTTTGGATTTCGAAACTCTCCGTCGTTACCGTACGGCGATGCTTTTATAATCGGATTGTAGAGATACTTCTGAAATACGATCCCGTCAGAGCTGATCGCAACATTTTGGTTCTGATGCGTCTTGT includes these proteins:
- the LOC126368734 gene encoding glutaminyl-peptide cyclotransferase-like → MNTMARGLVTVTVLLLSCVFVNTDKTLKFYQEKNYHDAQELTDNDVKNLSKLSDLKNFQTILDEILIPRVVGTPNHEKVGNYIVNQMRGFGWDVHEDVFPDHTPVFGTLNFRNIIAKLNPDADRYLVLACHYDSKYTREHVFVGATDSAVPCAMMINLAKVMAAQLEPLKQSRLSLMFIFFDGEEAFRQWGPKDSIYGARHLASQWHEKHYKDGASHLQRMDVLVLLDLLGAPDPVFYSYFQATEKWYVRLAAAEQRLAELNQLQAYTKGKAEQTYFRLRSSGAFIEDDHIPFLRRNVDVLHVIPTPFPDVWHTAGDDMSALDFNTIENLNKILRVFVAEYLHTKP
- the LOC126368710 gene encoding sucrose-6-phosphate hydrolase-like, encoding MEVLTLLALLGAAVAQYPAEDPTFDIFTERRYLTRKKYRPLYHITCPMGWLNDPAGFVKFRQQYHIFYQYHPYNGAWGHMNWGHAVSDNLVDWTYYPPALVPKEYYEKHGCLAGSALVHNDYLTLFYTGNVVINNKTHQNQNVAISSDGIVFQKYLYNPIIKASPYGNDGEFRNPKVWRFRNSWYMLVGVMSRQQQGQLLLYSSPDMFHWKLNGTVAQSYGDMGYVWENPEFFEIDGQHVLIFCARGVQTDGYRFRNLYQTGYLVGTFDYLSGQFDDEFEVSTATFNELDYGHDFYAPQTLLDDDGRRLLVGWLGMWESSFEESKEGWASMLTLTRELKLSSRGHLLMTPVIEAMELRSEILEDAWYSPGEAFYAGSKAFELIVNSTAGANDASIIFEWNGERRYVVEYSAKRGYVSVNRGGEDGMRRADWAPPSDLVHWRIYVDFSSIEVFCGGGEVVFSSRIYPRRAIRVRIGGDTQLHVVQYRLRRSISYDTRIRKNLPFPSVIQPHQVQDMGGLNRKKRFRNTRSHKTTRTDATTEKAPMSFSLV